In Deferribacter autotrophicus, a single genomic region encodes these proteins:
- a CDS encoding DUF342 domain-containing protein, with translation MKLYFLNKDEKNKFIEILKNKYQLDESEFNIYENDDSLEADIFTDKVIDAKLELKFLDNDLVLKISLFPAINGKNLDIDSIIEAIKSEGVKEIIMDRLVEAYNIFQKNYIITNIIVSKGFKSIHGKDAKLIINFNEKLQPANNNFDGKVDFKEIGKIINVKKGDLLLTKILPTKGVPGITVKGAVIPAKEGKDIEITVIEGVDVVENGRKYIASIDGYVVFEKNKIAVYPVYTVKEVNYETGNINFVGTVHVLGDVLGDFKIRASKDIVIDGVCEDAELIADENIYIKTGIKGKLRNKIYAKKNIVFNFAENAKLYAEGDIIVNNYMLNCMAKAGGKIIATSGKGQIAGGEVESYGGIECNKLGAKGSEKFRIVVGVNPFYIERLRILEKELEKYTQNLNKIDATLKQLNLKDENVLNNNKVKQMIILRKKIVMKIDEIKRNIEMLKDNLYNEKAKIRVKGVIRTGIEIQICNASTKNVEEIKKGLYFLEPKYNQVGWVSLEGLNETDD, from the coding sequence ATGAAACTTTATTTTTTAAATAAAGATGAGAAAAATAAATTTATTGAGATTTTAAAAAATAAGTATCAGCTTGATGAAAGTGAATTTAATATTTACGAGAATGACGATTCTCTTGAAGCAGATATTTTTACAGATAAAGTAATTGATGCTAAACTAGAATTAAAATTTTTAGATAATGATTTGGTCCTTAAAATTTCATTATTTCCAGCAATTAATGGAAAAAATTTAGATATTGATAGTATAATCGAAGCTATAAAATCAGAAGGTGTTAAAGAAATTATTATGGATAGATTAGTAGAAGCATATAATATTTTTCAAAAAAATTATATAATTACAAACATAATAGTTTCTAAAGGTTTTAAATCTATACATGGAAAAGATGCAAAATTGATAATAAATTTTAATGAAAAATTACAACCTGCTAATAATAATTTTGATGGAAAAGTAGACTTTAAAGAAATAGGTAAGATTATAAATGTTAAAAAAGGAGATTTACTATTAACGAAGATTTTACCTACAAAAGGTGTGCCTGGAATAACAGTTAAAGGAGCTGTGATCCCTGCAAAAGAGGGGAAAGATATTGAGATTACAGTGATTGAAGGAGTAGATGTTGTAGAAAATGGACGGAAATATATAGCTAGTATTGATGGTTATGTAGTTTTTGAAAAAAATAAAATTGCAGTATATCCCGTATACACAGTAAAAGAAGTAAATTATGAAACAGGAAACATAAATTTTGTTGGCACTGTGCATGTCTTAGGGGATGTTTTGGGTGATTTTAAGATAAGAGCATCAAAGGATATTGTGATAGATGGTGTGTGTGAAGATGCAGAACTCATTGCTGATGAAAATATTTATATAAAGACAGGAATAAAAGGAAAATTAAGAAATAAAATTTATGCTAAGAAAAATATTGTTTTTAATTTTGCAGAAAATGCTAAACTTTATGCTGAAGGTGATATCATAGTTAATAATTATATGCTTAATTGTATGGCAAAGGCTGGAGGCAAAATTATTGCTACAAGTGGAAAAGGACAGATTGCTGGTGGAGAAGTAGAGTCATATGGGGGGATAGAGTGTAATAAATTAGGAGCTAAAGGAAGTGAAAAGTTTAGAATTGTTGTGGGAGTGAATCCTTTTTATATTGAAAGATTAAGAATATTAGAAAAAGAGCTGGAAAAATATACTCAAAACTTAAATAAAATTGATGCTACATTGAAGCAATTAAATTTAAAAGATGAAAATGTTTTGAATAATAATAAAGTAAAACAGATGATAATTCTAAGAAAAAAGATTGTAATGAAGATAGATGAAATCAAAAGAAATATAGAGATGTTGAAAGATAATTTATATAATGAAAAGGCAAAAATAAGGGTAAAAGGTGTTATTCGCACTGGTATTGAAATACAAATTTGTAATGCATCAACAAAGAATGTTGAAGAAATAAAAAAAGGATTATATTTTTTAGAGCCAAAATATAATCAAGTAGGTTGGGTGAGTTTAGAAGGGCTTAATGAAACAGATGATTGA
- a CDS encoding GAF domain-containing sensor histidine kinase, with protein sequence MTEKRDLLDILVEIAEIMNKTKDVDSLLQRIIDLAKTYLKVKRVSVMLIENDKLKIVAAVGLNFDYSNICINLGEGISGKVAASGEEIVVNYADGVKKELGYSAKSYMCIPLKTSERVIGVLNVTDKENDFFTVEDVKIGKYIASQCALAVERFRLYEEEKRSEKLKLIGKFTASIAHDIKNLLNVAQGYLELLEIEISNNKVLREYVDSVVTELKIIYGLTLDVLDFSRNSILLTRERVRLSEFLSLIEKHTKIMVKFLDIKFEINCDFDEEIVIDKEKLFRVFMNLINNSVEALYGVGIIRIDVRKNDKFLIFEVYDNGIGIKKENLEKIFDPFFTSGKLKGTGLGLAVAKEIVKAHDGEIMVDSKEGEYTKFIIKLPVIK encoded by the coding sequence ATGACAGAAAAAAGGGACTTGTTGGATATCCTTGTTGAAATAGCAGAAATTATGAATAAAACCAAGGATGTAGATAGTTTATTGCAGAGAATTATTGATTTAGCGAAAACTTATTTAAAAGTTAAAAGAGTTTCTGTCATGCTTATTGAAAATGATAAATTAAAAATTGTTGCAGCTGTGGGTCTAAATTTTGATTATAGCAATATTTGTATCAATCTTGGTGAGGGGATAAGTGGGAAAGTGGCAGCTAGCGGTGAAGAGATTGTAGTGAATTATGCAGATGGCGTGAAAAAAGAGTTGGGTTATTCGGCAAAATCATACATGTGTATCCCTCTTAAAACGAGTGAAAGAGTTATCGGTGTTTTAAATGTAACTGATAAAGAAAACGATTTTTTTACAGTGGAGGATGTCAAAATTGGTAAATATATAGCATCTCAATGTGCTTTGGCTGTAGAAAGATTCAGGTTGTACGAAGAGGAGAAACGAAGTGAAAAGTTAAAATTAATCGGTAAATTTACAGCATCTATTGCTCACGATATAAAAAATCTTTTAAATGTAGCTCAAGGCTATTTAGAGCTGTTAGAGATTGAAATTTCAAATAATAAAGTACTTAGAGAGTATGTTGATTCAGTTGTTACAGAACTAAAAATTATATATGGATTAACATTAGATGTTTTAGATTTTTCAAGAAACAGTATTTTGCTGACTAGAGAGCGTGTAAGGTTGTCTGAATTTCTTTCATTAATAGAAAAGCACACAAAAATTATGGTTAAGTTTCTAGATATCAAATTCGAAATTAATTGTGATTTTGATGAAGAAATAGTTATAGATAAAGAAAAGCTTTTTAGAGTTTTTATGAATTTAATAAATAATTCTGTTGAAGCATTATATGGAGTAGGAATAATCAGAATTGATGTTAGAAAAAATGATAAATTTTTGATTTTTGAGGTATATGACAACGGGATTGGTATTAAAAAGGAAAACCTGGAAAAGATCTTTGATCCATTTTTTACTTCTGGTAAGCTAAAGGGGACCGGTTTGGGGCTTGCTGTGGCAAAAGAGATAGTCAAGGCCCATGATGGAGAAATTATGGTTGATTCTAAAGAAGGGGAGTATACAAAATTTATTATTAAACTGCCGGTTATTAAATGA
- the mqnC gene encoding cyclic dehypoxanthinyl futalosine synthase produces the protein MSYNTITRLSKEDAAKLFLNSDLMELGELANNIRKELHPDGIVTFVIDRNINYTNVCVCKCKFCAFYRDKEDEDAYVLDKETLKRKIDETKELGGTQILLQGGLHPELGIEFYEDMLKFIKDQNIWIHGFSPPEIIHISKMAGLSVEETLERLIRAGLDSIPGGGAELLVDSERSRISPNKINSELWLKVMEIAHKLGLKTTATMMFKKGDSIEYILEHLDKIRKLQDKTGGFTAFIPWPFQPDNTELGGEHVTAYEYLKVLALSRIYLDNIKNIQVSWVTQGPKIGQIGLYFGGNDFGSLMIEENVVAACGATYRISLEDMVHNIKRAGFIPAQRNMQYEILRVFE, from the coding sequence ATGAGCTATAATACTATTACAAGATTATCAAAAGAGGATGCTGCGAAGCTATTTTTAAATTCTGATTTAATGGAGCTTGGTGAGCTTGCAAATAATATAAGAAAAGAGTTACATCCAGATGGTATTGTAACATTTGTTATTGATAGAAATATAAATTATACAAATGTTTGTGTATGCAAATGTAAATTTTGTGCATTTTACAGAGATAAAGAAGATGAAGATGCTTATGTGTTGGATAAAGAGACTTTAAAAAGAAAGATAGATGAAACAAAAGAGCTGGGTGGGACTCAGATTTTATTACAAGGAGGATTGCATCCTGAGCTTGGTATTGAATTTTATGAGGATATGTTAAAATTTATAAAAGATCAGAATATATGGATCCACGGGTTTTCCCCACCTGAAATAATTCACATATCTAAAATGGCTGGCTTATCTGTAGAAGAGACACTGGAAAGACTCATTAGAGCCGGACTTGACTCAATACCTGGTGGCGGAGCAGAGCTATTGGTGGATAGTGAGAGATCAAGAATTAGCCCAAATAAAATCAATTCAGAACTATGGTTAAAGGTGATGGAGATTGCCCATAAATTAGGATTGAAAACTACTGCAACAATGATGTTTAAAAAAGGTGATAGTATAGAGTATATTTTGGAACATTTGGATAAAATTAGAAAATTACAAGATAAAACAGGCGGCTTTACAGCTTTTATCCCGTGGCCATTTCAGCCTGATAATACCGAATTGGGTGGTGAACATGTCACTGCCTATGAGTATTTAAAAGTGTTAGCACTTTCAAGGATATACCTTGATAATATAAAAAATATTCAGGTTTCCTGGGTGACCCAAGGGCCTAAAATTGGTCAGATAGGACTTTATTTTGGTGGCAATGATTTTGGAAGTTTAATGATTGAAGAAAATGTGGTGGCTGCCTGTGGTGCCACCTATAGAATAAGCTTGGAGGATATGGTGCATAATATCAAAAGGGCTGGATTTATTCCTGCCCAGAGAAATATGCAATATGAAATTTTAAGGGTATTTGAATGA
- a CDS encoding metal-dependent hydrolase yields the protein MVKIKWLGHAAILIDGSKKLLIDPYIKGNPVAKVDIDEIIVDYILVTHGHPDHIGDTVYLAKKKNVPVLAIFEITAYLQSKGINEIVPMNIGGRKNFDFGWVKMVPAVHSSSIMEDGRIIYAGSPAGFVINIDGKTIYVAGDTALFKDMELIGELLKPEIAVLPIGDNFTMNTEEAIHAARLLNVRRIIPVHYNTWDIITVDMDIFKRKCNEHGVEPIILEVNEEYEL from the coding sequence ATGGTAAAGATAAAATGGTTAGGGCATGCTGCAATTTTAATAGATGGTTCAAAAAAATTACTTATAGATCCTTATATAAAAGGAAATCCAGTGGCTAAGGTTGATATAGATGAAATTATAGTTGATTATATTTTGGTAACTCATGGACATCCAGATCATATTGGAGATACTGTTTATTTGGCAAAAAAGAAAAATGTACCAGTATTAGCAATTTTTGAGATTACAGCATATTTACAAAGTAAAGGAATAAATGAAATTGTTCCTATGAATATAGGTGGAAGGAAAAATTTTGATTTCGGTTGGGTTAAGATGGTACCAGCTGTTCATTCTTCATCAATCATGGAGGATGGCAGAATAATCTATGCGGGCAGTCCAGCTGGATTTGTTATAAATATTGATGGTAAAACCATATATGTTGCTGGTGACACTGCACTATTTAAAGATATGGAACTGATTGGTGAATTATTAAAACCTGAAATTGCAGTACTTCCAATAGGTGATAATTTTACGATGAATACTGAAGAAGCAATACATGCAGCTAGACTTTTAAATGTTAGAAGAATTATACCAGTACATTATAATACGTGGGATATAATAACTGTTGATATGGATATATTTAAGAGAAAATGTAATGAACATGGTGTAGAGCCTATTATTCTGGAGGTTAATGAAGAATATGAGCTATAA
- a CDS encoding tetratricopeptide repeat protein codes for MSGWKSLLKGLILSFIVMIIACVPEKQIDVTKVKKDYTPLFYITKNPSKDDVSFYKALIASERKQDKINGKVLLGGYYYKVGKYNKAKKLLEDVQGIENKDVEYARLLWLFDIYLKENNKERINNVLKEALKMNNRNRLSSLICSKYPINLTGNACLIAVYNKKFSNKTDKGDIKKIEKEKEIKIKEKVADILNMIVDNQSEEKKEERKKEIFSEKKICLNTESFDSNEVKGILYNIKKNKLDYLTEIGENCDGRWYFNEKTEELLDKKRLDKVFFGIDYNEIFEEIKNYLALNDIYNFYVITNYELNIAEDNITVINSSMDALKNFFVTFNDEYDNATEYYFVFLGNSEESIKFVPLLKYYAKDPELINVIIGTDIFKEEYLDENFYEYFKGTIIVAPICEICDKLRKDFFKGFEDFYNSKGDFNSVLGYDIVTFIDGELNNIFGVKRYLSGIVGIKDNKVYRNFEFFKILSKKRIERLLN; via the coding sequence ATGTCAGGATGGAAGAGCCTTTTAAAAGGACTTATACTATCATTTATCGTAATGATTATAGCCTGTGTCCCAGAAAAACAGATTGATGTCACTAAAGTTAAAAAAGATTATACTCCACTTTTTTATATAACAAAAAATCCTTCAAAAGATGATGTTTCTTTTTATAAAGCATTAATTGCCAGTGAGAGAAAACAGGACAAGATAAATGGGAAGGTCTTGTTAGGTGGATACTATTACAAAGTTGGTAAATATAATAAAGCTAAAAAACTTCTTGAAGATGTTCAAGGTATTGAAAATAAAGATGTTGAATACGCAAGATTGTTGTGGCTTTTTGATATATATTTAAAGGAGAACAATAAAGAAAGAATTAATAATGTCTTAAAAGAAGCGTTAAAAATGAATAATAGAAATAGGCTTTCAAGCCTTATTTGTTCAAAATACCCGATAAATCTCACAGGTAATGCTTGTCTCATAGCTGTCTATAATAAAAAATTTAGTAATAAAACTGATAAAGGAGATATAAAGAAGATTGAAAAAGAAAAGGAAATTAAGATTAAAGAAAAAGTTGCAGATATTTTAAATATGATTGTGGATAATCAGAGCGAAGAAAAAAAAGAGGAGAGAAAAAAAGAAATTTTTAGTGAGAAAAAAATCTGTTTAAATACTGAAAGTTTTGATAGTAACGAAGTAAAAGGTATTTTGTACAATATCAAAAAAAATAAGCTGGATTACTTAACGGAAATTGGCGAAAACTGTGATGGTAGATGGTATTTTAATGAAAAAACTGAAGAATTGTTAGATAAAAAAAGATTAGATAAGGTATTTTTTGGAATTGATTATAATGAAATTTTTGAAGAAATAAAAAATTATCTAGCATTAAATGATATATACAATTTTTATGTAATAACTAATTATGAATTAAATATTGCTGAAGATAATATTACAGTTATTAATTCAAGTATGGATGCTTTGAAAAATTTCTTCGTAACTTTTAATGATGAATATGATAATGCTACTGAATACTATTTCGTGTTTTTAGGTAATTCTGAAGAAAGTATCAAGTTTGTACCATTGTTGAAATATTATGCTAAGGATCCAGAACTAATTAATGTTATAATAGGAACAGACATCTTTAAAGAAGAATATCTTGATGAAAATTTTTACGAATATTTCAAGGGCACAATAATTGTGGCTCCAATTTGTGAAATATGTGATAAATTACGCAAAGATTTTTTTAAAGGATTTGAAGATTTTTATAATAGCAAAGGGGATTTTAATTCAGTTTTAGGCTACGATATTGTTACATTTATTGATGGTGAATTGAATAATATTTTTGGCGTGAAAAGATATTTAAGTGGAATAGTGGGGATAAAAGATAATAAGGTTTACAGGAATTTTGAGTTTTTTAAAATATTAAGTAAAAAAAGAATTGAAAGACTATTAAATTAG
- the rsmG gene encoding 16S rRNA (guanine(527)-N(7))-methyltransferase RsmG, translating to MKSGKEIFKSYFDNENLLELLDYFYEIHKNAPINLTAIKDYDDFYIKHYLDSLYIFKIYNLNFQLLIDIGSGGGFPGIPIALLYPDRNIILVESIKKKADFLRVATKELGLKNVEVINDRCENMRNIYPDFITARGVATVDKLFKWTRNVSRETKCFLFYKGEKVDEEIKNVQKFINKNDMRVEYVRMEEPFKRTYTIIYRNDYSLCPRKTD from the coding sequence ATGAAAAGCGGAAAAGAAATATTTAAAAGTTATTTTGATAATGAAAATCTGTTAGAGTTATTAGATTATTTTTATGAAATCCATAAAAATGCGCCAATAAATTTAACTGCAATCAAGGATTATGATGATTTTTATATAAAGCATTATCTAGATAGTCTATATATTTTTAAAATTTATAATCTAAATTTTCAATTACTTATAGATATCGGTTCTGGTGGTGGTTTTCCTGGGATTCCAATAGCACTTTTATATCCAGATAGAAATATCATCCTTGTTGAAAGTATTAAAAAGAAAGCTGATTTTTTAAGGGTTGCAACAAAAGAACTTGGGTTAAAGAATGTAGAAGTTATAAATGATAGATGTGAAAATATGAGAAATATTTATCCAGATTTTATTACTGCAAGAGGGGTGGCAACGGTTGACAAACTTTTTAAATGGACAAGGAATGTTTCACGTGAAACAAAGTGTTTTCTTTTTTATAAAGGTGAAAAAGTGGATGAAGAAATTAAAAATGTTCAAAAGTTTATAAACAAAAACGATATGAGGGTTGAATATGTCAGGATGGAAGAGCCTTTTAAAAGGACTTATACTATCATTTATCGTAATGATTATAGCCTGTGTCCCAGAAAAACAGATTGA
- the mnmG gene encoding tRNA uridine-5-carboxymethylaminomethyl(34) synthesis enzyme MnmG, producing MNLVYDKSYDVIVVGAGHAGCEAALAAARMGAKTLLITIYVETIAQMSCNPAIGGLAKGNIVKELDALGGEMAKNIDDTGIQFKVLNKKKGPAVRSSRAQADKKLYRERMISVLMDEQNLDVKQGVATDILVENGEVQGVVVDYGLFFKSKKVILTTGTFLNGLIHIGDKRYPAGRANEFASVDLAEALKRIGFTLERLKTGTPARLDAATINFSVLEEQPGDKEPKMFSFENDSPKLPQISCYITYTNEKTHQIIKENMHRSPLYAGVIKGIGPRYCPSIEDKVKKFPDKTRHQIFLEPEGLDSREIYANGFSSSLPIDVQISMYRSVKGLEKVELIRPAYAIEYDFVQPTELYPTLETKKVKGLYFAGQINGTTGYEEAAGQGFVAAVNAVLSYDNRDFILRRDESYIGVMIDDLVTKGVDEPYRVFHSRSEYRLLLREDNAEYRLLEHGYKLGLIKESRYKRFLSEKKMLEEEIDRLKSIKVRPDKETQSLLEKYNVKLTNPVTLYDLLKRPEVDYKMIRKFWGGVENERVAEQVEITAKYEGYIKKQLLEVERFSKIEDVRIPDDIDYSKIKGFRREFVEKFTKIKPKTLGQASRIPGVTPAAISLLHIYIEDEKRKRNI from the coding sequence ATGAATCTTGTATATGATAAAAGCTATGATGTGATTGTAGTTGGTGCAGGTCATGCTGGTTGCGAGGCTGCTCTCGCCGCAGCAAGGATGGGCGCAAAAACTCTATTAATTACAATTTATGTGGAAACCATAGCTCAGATGAGCTGCAATCCAGCCATTGGTGGACTTGCAAAGGGGAATATTGTCAAAGAGCTTGATGCTCTTGGCGGTGAAATGGCGAAAAATATTGATGATACCGGAATACAGTTCAAGGTTTTAAATAAAAAGAAGGGTCCTGCTGTTAGAAGTTCAAGGGCCCAAGCTGATAAAAAACTGTATAGAGAACGAATGATTTCTGTATTGATGGATGAGCAAAATCTTGATGTGAAGCAAGGGGTTGCTACAGATATTCTGGTTGAAAATGGAGAAGTTCAGGGAGTAGTTGTAGATTACGGGTTATTTTTTAAATCAAAAAAGGTGATATTAACAACCGGTACTTTTTTAAACGGGCTTATACATATTGGAGATAAAAGATATCCGGCAGGTAGGGCCAATGAATTTGCATCGGTAGATCTGGCAGAAGCTTTGAAACGAATTGGGTTTACTCTAGAAAGATTGAAAACCGGGACACCCGCGAGACTTGATGCTGCAACAATAAATTTTTCTGTACTTGAGGAGCAGCCAGGGGATAAAGAGCCTAAAATGTTTTCCTTTGAAAATGATAGTCCAAAACTTCCTCAAATATCATGTTATATTACATATACGAATGAAAAGACTCATCAAATAATTAAAGAGAATATGCACAGATCACCGCTTTATGCTGGTGTAATTAAAGGGATTGGCCCAAGATATTGCCCATCAATAGAGGATAAGGTAAAAAAGTTTCCTGATAAAACTAGACATCAAATTTTTTTAGAGCCTGAGGGGCTTGATAGCAGAGAAATTTATGCAAACGGATTTTCTTCATCCCTTCCTATAGATGTTCAAATCAGTATGTATAGGTCTGTAAAGGGACTTGAAAAAGTGGAGCTAATTAGACCTGCTTATGCCATAGAGTATGATTTTGTGCAACCTACAGAGCTTTATCCAACCCTTGAAACCAAAAAAGTTAAAGGGCTGTATTTCGCAGGCCAGATTAATGGAACAACAGGTTATGAGGAAGCTGCAGGGCAGGGGTTTGTTGCTGCAGTGAATGCCGTGTTATCTTATGATAATAGAGATTTTATTTTGCGTAGAGATGAAAGTTACATTGGTGTGATGATCGATGATCTTGTGACTAAAGGTGTGGATGAACCTTATAGAGTTTTTCATTCAAGGAGTGAGTACAGACTTCTTTTAAGAGAGGATAATGCAGAATATAGATTGCTTGAACACGGTTATAAACTCGGATTAATCAAAGAAAGTAGATATAAAAGGTTTTTGAGCGAAAAGAAGATGCTAGAGGAAGAAATTGATAGGTTAAAATCAATAAAAGTAAGGCCAGATAAAGAAACTCAAAGTTTGTTAGAGAAGTATAATGTGAAGCTAACAAACCCTGTGACTTTGTACGATTTGCTGAAAAGACCAGAAGTTGATTATAAAATGATAAGAAAATTTTGGGGTGGTGTTGAAAACGAAAGGGTTGCAGAACAAGTGGAAATTACAGCTAAATATGAAGGGTATATAAAGAAGCAGTTGTTAGAGGTAGAACGTTTTAGTAAAATTGAGGATGTTAGGATTCCTGATGATATTGACTATTCAAAAATTAAAGGGTTTAGAAGGGAATTTGTTGAGAAATTTACAAAGATTAAGCCTAAAACATTAGGGCAGGCATCTAGAATTCCAGGTGTGACTCCTGCAGCCATATCACTTCTCCATATTTATATTGAAGATGAAAAGCGGAAAAGAAATATTTAA
- the mnmE gene encoding tRNA uridine-5-carboxymethylaminomethyl(34) synthesis GTPase MnmE: MDTIVAPITPLFRSSVITIRISGSKAFDIKKYLYVNGKPLQDLKYRYVYHGEFISENVEDDCVFYFFKGPNSYTGEDVVEISFHGNPLIVQNALQDIFKLGIRLAEPGEFTKRAFLNGKIDLVQAEAVYELIESRSITGIHASFKKLKEGLQSQLSIIKDNLIDLLSVVEAYVDFPEEDLGDYELQYVYNKLDDVIKNLQFLIKSFEMNRYNSEGVKIAIVGKPNVGKSSLMNYLLRENRVIVSEIPGTTRDIIEEEIFIKGYPIKLIDTAGIRESADQLEKIGIEFSKKKLGEADIILALFDLSDELDDMDEEIMKLVKNKEVVIIGNKVDKKKIEFDCDVEISVKTGEGVEQLFEIIEKRIKNLVSLGGENGMILNERQKFVFEEILDVIIGVKENFEKRTLDILAVDLHYCLNKISEITGEIYTEDILKNIFTKFCIGK, encoded by the coding sequence ATGGACACAATTGTTGCACCTATTACACCTTTATTTAGAAGTTCTGTAATAACAATCAGAATATCAGGTTCGAAAGCCTTCGATATAAAAAAATATCTTTATGTAAATGGCAAGCCTTTGCAAGATTTAAAATATAGATATGTTTATCATGGTGAATTTATCTCAGAAAATGTAGAAGATGATTGTGTTTTTTATTTTTTCAAAGGGCCAAACTCTTATACCGGTGAAGATGTGGTGGAGATCTCTTTTCATGGCAATCCTTTAATCGTGCAGAATGCATTACAAGATATTTTCAAATTGGGTATCAGATTGGCAGAGCCTGGTGAGTTTACTAAAAGAGCGTTTTTAAATGGAAAAATCGATCTTGTGCAGGCTGAAGCCGTTTATGAATTGATAGAATCCAGATCAATTACAGGAATCCATGCTTCCTTTAAAAAATTGAAAGAAGGGTTACAATCCCAGTTGAGTATAATTAAGGACAATCTTATTGATCTGTTGAGTGTTGTTGAGGCATATGTGGATTTTCCTGAAGAAGATTTAGGGGATTATGAGCTTCAATATGTTTATAATAAACTTGATGATGTTATAAAAAATCTGCAATTTTTGATAAAATCGTTTGAAATGAACAGGTATAACAGTGAAGGTGTAAAGATAGCGATTGTGGGAAAACCAAATGTAGGTAAGTCATCTTTAATGAATTATTTACTAAGGGAAAACAGGGTAATTGTTTCTGAAATACCTGGAACAACAAGGGATATAATAGAAGAAGAAATTTTTATAAAAGGGTATCCTATAAAACTTATAGACACAGCAGGGATTAGAGAGTCAGCAGATCAGTTGGAAAAAATAGGGATTGAATTTTCAAAAAAGAAGCTTGGTGAGGCTGATATTATTTTAGCTCTTTTTGATTTAAGTGATGAGCTTGACGATATGGATGAAGAAATTATGAAACTGGTAAAAAATAAAGAGGTAGTTATAATTGGAAATAAAGTTGATAAGAAAAAAATCGAGTTTGACTGTGATGTGGAAATTTCTGTTAAAACAGGTGAGGGTGTTGAGCAACTATTTGAGATAATTGAAAAGAGGATAAAAAATCTTGTTTCGTTGGGTGGCGAAAACGGGATGATTTTGAATGAAAGACAAAAATTTGTATTTGAAGAAATTCTTGATGTTATAATTGGTGTAAAAGAGAATTTTGAAAAGAGAACACTTGATATTCTGGCGGTGGATTTACATTATTGTTTAAATAAGATTTCAGAAATTACAGGTGAAATTTACACAGAAGATATTTTAAAAAATATTTTTACAAAATTTTGTATTGGTAAGTAG
- the folD gene encoding bifunctional methylenetetrahydrofolate dehydrogenase/methenyltetrahydrofolate cyclohydrolase FolD, with amino-acid sequence MAQLIDGKLVASKIKDEIKDKVLKYKQEYKKVPGLAVILVGNDPASKLYVEMKTKACEQAGIYSINHRMSESVSEEELIYVIQMLNENPMVDGILVQLPLPKHINEFKIIEAIDYNKDVDGFHPYNIGKLVRGNPLFSPCTPLGIIKLLEEYKIDVCGKDVVIVGAGNITGKPLASMLLNMNATVQVCHIYTENLKEKTKQADILITAVGKHKLITEDMVKEGAVLIDVGICKVGEKVCGDVDFENVKDKCSYITPVPGGVGPMTIAMLLYNTLLSFERKIGIKG; translated from the coding sequence ATGGCTCAGTTAATTGATGGAAAGCTTGTTGCGTCAAAAATTAAAGATGAAATAAAAGATAAGGTTTTGAAATATAAGCAGGAATACAAAAAAGTTCCTGGACTTGCAGTTATACTTGTGGGGAACGATCCTGCCAGCAAACTTTATGTGGAAATGAAAACAAAGGCCTGTGAACAGGCCGGTATTTACTCTATTAATCACAGAATGAGCGAATCGGTTTCAGAGGAAGAGTTGATCTATGTTATACAGATGTTGAATGAGAATCCTATGGTAGACGGTATTCTTGTGCAGTTACCGTTACCTAAGCATATTAATGAATTTAAAATTATTGAGGCCATAGATTATAATAAAGATGTGGATGGCTTTCATCCTTATAATATAGGAAAGCTGGTAAGAGGAAATCCTCTTTTTTCTCCATGTACTCCCCTTGGTATTATAAAACTTTTGGAAGAGTATAAAATAGATGTTTGCGGTAAGGATGTTGTAATTGTAGGGGCCGGTAATATTACAGGAAAACCTCTTGCTTCTATGCTTTTGAATATGAATGCCACTGTTCAGGTTTGCCATATTTATACTGAAAACTTAAAAGAGAAAACAAAACAGGCGGATATTCTCATAACTGCTGTGGGAAAACATAAACTGATAACTGAGGATATGGTGAAAGAAGGAGCGGTTTTAATCGATGTGGGTATATGTAAAGTGGGTGAGAAAGTATGCGGCGATGTTGATTTTGAAAATGTTAAGGATAAATGCTCATACATAACTCCTGTGCCTGGTGGTGTTGGTCCTATGACAATTGCAATGCTTTTATACAATACATTGCTCTCTTTTGAACGTAAAATTGGTATAAAAGGTTAG